A single Caldanaerovirga acetigignens DNA region contains:
- a CDS encoding fumarylacetoacetate hydrolase family protein, protein MRFCRFSYRGKISWGVLENEKVQPLAGPPYYGIVKEGEPLLLADVELIAPVEPSKIICLGLNYADHAREMGAALPEEPVLFMKPPSSIIGPREAIVVPNVSQRVDYEAELAVVMGKKAYKISSEKALEFVFGYTCANDVTARDLQQKDGQWTRSKSFDTFCPMGPWIETEINPHGLNIKLRQNGVIRQQSNTENLIFKVPEIISYISYIMTLLPGDVILTGTPAGVGPVKSGDFLEVEIEGIGTLENTVK, encoded by the coding sequence ATGCGTTTTTGCAGGTTTTCGTACCGGGGAAAAATAAGTTGGGGCGTGCTGGAAAACGAAAAGGTCCAACCCCTGGCCGGGCCGCCGTATTACGGAATTGTCAAAGAGGGAGAGCCGCTTTTGCTGGCGGACGTAGAGCTTATCGCTCCAGTCGAACCTTCAAAAATTATTTGCCTGGGGTTAAACTATGCAGACCATGCGAGGGAAATGGGAGCGGCCCTGCCTGAAGAACCTGTGCTTTTTATGAAGCCTCCTTCCAGCATAATAGGGCCGCGGGAGGCGATAGTAGTACCAAACGTATCCCAAAGGGTGGATTACGAAGCAGAACTTGCGGTAGTAATGGGTAAAAAGGCGTACAAAATTTCCAGTGAAAAGGCCTTGGAGTTTGTTTTCGGATACACGTGTGCTAACGACGTGACGGCCCGGGACCTTCAGCAAAAGGACGGGCAGTGGACCAGGAGCAAGTCATTTGATACTTTTTGTCCAATGGGCCCCTGGATTGAGACCGAGATTAACCCTCACGGGTTGAATATTAAACTAAGGCAAAATGGCGTGATAAGGCAGCAGTCTAATACGGAAAATTTGATATTCAAAGTTCCTGAAATCATATCTTATATATCTTACATAATGACGCTGCTGCCGGGGGACGTCATACTTACCGGCACGCCCGCAGGTGTTGGCCCGGTTAAGTCAGGAGATTTCTTAGAGGTTGAAATCGAAGGAATAGGAACTCTGGAAAATACCGTAAAATAA
- a CDS encoding helix-turn-helix domain-containing protein, which yields MINSIGKIIESIKGDLSYTELANRIYEKTGYKIHHTTLQKYATGKREPSKKALKILAAYTEKPLSWFLEEAMGTKPDCSAVEGSEFMYEYGDVVKEAKAKNIPPSSLKLFIKAVEEARKRPN from the coding sequence ATGATAAACAGCATCGGTAAAATAATAGAATCAATAAAAGGAGACCTTTCCTATACCGAACTCGCAAACCGGATTTACGAAAAAACCGGTTATAAAATACACCACACAACTTTGCAGAAATACGCCACCGGGAAAAGGGAGCCTTCTAAAAAGGCCCTAAAAATCCTGGCTGCTTACACCGAAAAACCTTTGAGCTGGTTTCTGGAAGAAGCCATGGGAACAAAGCCGGATTGCTCTGCAGTAGAAGGCAGCGAGTTTATGTACGAGTACGGCGACGTCGTAAAAGAGGCCAAGGCGAAAAATATTCCGCCCTCCAGCCTGAAACTCTTCATAAAAGCGGTAGAAGAAGCTCGGAAAAGGCCAAATTAA
- a CDS encoding PTS sugar transporter subunit IIA, whose product MVGIVMISHCNVAAELYRVLEFIIGAQQYVEPVGFHPGENKENFKLRVKDAVLKVYREDGVLILVDKFGEIPCNTCIELIGSELKHLNVDFITGLSLPMVLLACKARVYKNLNELVCEVKKSVTGSTIVYSEMVANP is encoded by the coding sequence ATGGTTGGCATAGTGATGATCTCACATTGCAATGTGGCTGCAGAACTTTATAGGGTGCTGGAGTTCATCATTGGGGCCCAGCAATATGTTGAACCGGTGGGCTTTCATCCGGGAGAAAACAAAGAAAATTTCAAACTGCGGGTGAAAGATGCGGTTTTGAAGGTGTACCGGGAAGATGGAGTGCTTATACTCGTTGACAAATTCGGAGAAATCCCGTGCAATACCTGCATAGAACTTATCGGTTCTGAGTTAAAACATTTAAACGTTGATTTTATAACGGGATTGAGCCTGCCCATGGTGCTTTTAGCTTGCAAAGCAAGAGTATACAAGAATTTAAACGAACTGGTATGCGAAGTAAAAAAGTCGGTTACGGGCAGTACAATTGTGTATTCGGAGATGGTGGCAAATCCATGA
- a CDS encoding DUF1848 domain-containing protein, producing MKMIISASRRTDIPAFYAQWFMDKVKKGRVVVYNPFNGQKREISLKTENVDAIVFWSKNFGPLIPHLRELKDKYRLYFLFTITGLSGILEDNVISVEKAIKQFIEISRIFSPGHVQWRFDPIVITSATGPEFYLKNFTYLARRLQGHTRRCYISFATLYGKVKRSFDQLSKEKGIGLILWDEQERREFANQLGRIASEYGITVYSCCSDYLVGEFVRKGSCVDVDAINELYSCDIKVPINPTRPGCGCYKSVDIGVYNTCPHGCRYCYANSNIIKAKENYLSHDPFSDFLIARE from the coding sequence ATGAAAATGATAATATCGGCCAGCAGGAGGACGGACATTCCGGCTTTTTATGCCCAGTGGTTTATGGACAAGGTCAAAAAAGGCAGGGTTGTGGTTTATAACCCTTTCAACGGACAAAAAAGGGAGATATCGTTAAAAACAGAAAATGTGGATGCGATAGTATTCTGGAGTAAGAATTTCGGCCCGCTGATTCCACATCTCCGCGAGCTGAAAGACAAATACCGGCTCTACTTTTTATTCACTATAACCGGACTTTCGGGCATATTAGAGGACAACGTCATTTCGGTTGAAAAAGCGATAAAACAGTTCATCGAAATCTCCCGCATATTCTCGCCCGGTCACGTACAGTGGAGGTTTGACCCCATTGTAATTACCAGTGCCACCGGGCCGGAGTTTTATCTAAAGAATTTCACATACCTGGCCCGTAGGCTTCAAGGCCACACCAGGCGGTGCTATATAAGTTTTGCCACTTTGTACGGCAAGGTAAAAAGGAGCTTTGACCAGCTTTCTAAGGAAAAGGGCATTGGGCTTATTCTCTGGGACGAGCAAGAAAGAAGGGAATTTGCAAATCAATTGGGCAGAATTGCAAGTGAATATGGCATTACGGTATATAGCTGCTGCAGTGACTATCTTGTAGGGGAGTTTGTGAGGAAAGGAAGCTGTGTGGATGTAGATGCAATAAACGAGCTTTACTCCTGCGATATAAAGGTGCCTATAAATCCCACGAGGCCGGGATGCGGCTGCTACAAGAGCGTGGATATAGGTGTTTACAACACCTGTCCTCACGGCTGCCGGTACTGCTATGCCAACAGTAATATTATAAAGGCTAAAGAAAACTACCTCTCCCATGATCCTTTTTCTGACTTTTTAATTGCTCGAGAATAA
- the galE gene encoding UDP-glucose 4-epimerase GalE — MARVFVTGGAGYIGSHVVKLLGERGHEVLVYDNLSTGSRKAVLSGKLVEGDILDYKTLKDAMENFRPDMVMHFAAKIIVPESVKKPLLYYENNTCGAINILKAMRQCGVKKFIFSSTAAVYGEPDKMPITEDYPLNPVNPYGRSKAAVEAVLRDLSAAEDFRYVSLRYFNVAGADPEGQIGETKPDATHLITVCVRTACGKRDKLYIYGSDYPTRDGTCIRDYIHVMDLAQAHILALDYLLSGGESDTFNCGYGRGYSVKEVVDEAKKVTGVNFPVEYAPRRAGDPPELVADSKKIRGRLDWKPRYDDLGFIIKTAWEWERKRV; from the coding sequence ATGGCAAGGGTTTTTGTTACCGGAGGAGCGGGCTATATAGGAAGCCACGTGGTAAAGCTTCTTGGCGAAAGGGGCCATGAGGTGTTGGTCTACGACAACCTTTCGACCGGCAGCAGAAAGGCCGTGCTTTCGGGCAAGCTGGTGGAAGGCGACATTTTGGACTATAAGACCTTGAAGGATGCTATGGAAAATTTCAGGCCCGATATGGTGATGCACTTTGCGGCGAAGATTATAGTGCCGGAGTCGGTCAAAAAGCCGCTTTTATATTATGAAAACAACACTTGCGGAGCGATAAACATACTGAAAGCCATGAGGCAGTGCGGAGTAAAAAAATTTATCTTTTCCTCAACGGCTGCGGTCTACGGCGAGCCGGACAAGATGCCCATTACGGAAGATTACCCCTTGAACCCTGTAAATCCTTACGGAAGGAGCAAGGCTGCCGTGGAAGCAGTGCTGAGAGACCTTTCGGCGGCTGAGGACTTCAGGTACGTATCGCTCAGGTACTTCAACGTGGCCGGCGCTGACCCCGAAGGGCAAATAGGAGAGACGAAGCCCGATGCCACCCACCTCATAACAGTATGCGTGAGAACTGCCTGCGGAAAACGCGACAAGCTATACATATACGGCAGCGACTACCCAACCCGGGACGGCACCTGTATAAGGGATTACATCCACGTGATGGACCTAGCCCAGGCGCATATTCTCGCCTTGGATTACCTTCTGTCGGGCGGGGAAAGTGACACCTTTAACTGCGGTTACGGCAGGGGCTATTCGGTGAAGGAAGTCGTGGACGAGGCAAAAAAAGTGACGGGTGTGAACTTTCCGGTGGAGTATGCGCCCCGCAGGGCCGGTGACCCGCCGGAGCTGGTGGCCGACTCGAAAAAGATTCGGGGAAGGCTGGACTGGAAGCCCCGGTACGATGACCTGGGATTTATAATAAAGACTGCCTGGGAATGGGAAAGAAAACGGGTATAG
- a CDS encoding MBL fold metallo-hydrolase produces the protein MKLNKIKDNVFYIDGAVNMGLIAADDGSALLLDAGIDDSVSRKAKRVVEESGFELKGIIITHAHADHSGGAPYLVKATGAKVYSSAFEKTALEFPVWEPLYLFSGAYPPAPLRNKFLFAPQVKVDGVLEPGSHNIEGIEVEVVDLSGHTLGQIGIKVDGVLFCADAVIAPEYIEKHGVPLNAHIEKALATLELLEKTSASFFVPAHGAPVDDIKPVVEANRQRIKDTIEYITCLLKEPRTAEEVLKGVCDRFKIEMTTMTQYYLMNLTVMAYIGYLLDNGLITKFYENNRQYFCEKSK, from the coding sequence TTGAAGCTAAACAAGATAAAAGATAACGTCTTTTATATCGACGGTGCGGTAAACATGGGGCTTATCGCGGCTGATGACGGCAGCGCGCTGCTCTTGGACGCCGGCATCGACGACAGCGTTTCCCGAAAGGCAAAAAGGGTTGTAGAAGAAAGCGGATTTGAGCTAAAGGGTATAATAATAACCCACGCCCATGCCGACCACAGCGGCGGAGCACCCTACCTCGTAAAAGCCACGGGAGCGAAGGTGTACTCGAGCGCCTTTGAAAAGACTGCCCTGGAATTTCCTGTATGGGAGCCGCTTTACCTATTTTCCGGAGCCTACCCGCCTGCGCCTTTGAGGAACAAATTCCTTTTTGCGCCTCAGGTCAAAGTGGACGGGGTTTTGGAGCCGGGGTCGCATAATATAGAGGGAATCGAAGTGGAAGTAGTGGACCTTTCCGGGCACACGCTGGGCCAGATTGGAATAAAGGTAGACGGCGTTCTCTTTTGTGCCGATGCTGTGATAGCGCCTGAATACATAGAAAAGCACGGTGTACCGCTGAACGCCCATATTGAAAAGGCCCTGGCGACTTTGGAACTTTTAGAAAAAACCTCTGCTTCTTTTTTCGTCCCCGCCCACGGGGCCCCTGTGGATGACATAAAGCCGGTGGTGGAAGCAAACCGGCAAAGGATAAAAGATACGATCGAGTATATCACTTGTCTTTTAAAAGAGCCCCGTACGGCAGAGGAAGTGCTCAAAGGGGTTTGCGACAGGTTTAAAATAGAGATGACTACGATGACCCAGTATTATCTGATGAACCTTACGGTGATGGCCTACATTGGGTACCTTCTGGATAATGGTTTGATAACAAAATTTTATGAGAACAACCGGCAGTATTTCTGTGAGAAAAGCAAGTGA
- the queD gene encoding 6-carboxytetrahydropterin synthase QueD: protein MFLIKEFKFDAAHNLVSYKGKCEKLHGHTYRLVVVLEGVPDREEMIMDFLELKEIVNEKVLKKLDHSYINDIVKQPSAENIAVWVWQQLEEGVRRENCRLYEVQVWETETSGVIYRGENLEGRSK, encoded by the coding sequence TTGTTTTTGATAAAGGAGTTCAAATTTGACGCAGCCCACAACCTGGTGAGCTATAAGGGCAAGTGCGAAAAACTTCACGGCCACACCTACAGGCTGGTGGTGGTGCTGGAGGGAGTTCCGGACCGGGAAGAAATGATAATGGATTTTTTGGAGCTGAAGGAGATTGTGAATGAAAAGGTATTGAAAAAACTCGACCATTCATACATAAACGACATAGTAAAGCAGCCTTCTGCCGAAAATATTGCTGTTTGGGTGTGGCAGCAACTGGAAGAAGGCGTGAGAAGGGAAAATTGCAGGCTTTACGAGGTGCAGGTCTGGGAGACCGAAACAAGTGGGGTCATCTACAGGGGTGAAAACCTTGAAGGACGTTCAAAGTGA